The sequence TGGTCTTAAATTTGAGTAGGGTGTATGTGTGTTGAGTTTTGATGAGTATTTCAGAAACTGCTGCAGATTCACGTCACCAGTACTCTTTATTCATGGtggttggttagttcagttggctggaaggcAGGTTTGCAATGCAGTGTGATGCTAACATGAATTCAATTTCCTGCACCAACTGAGATTatcatgaaggtcccaccttctcaacctctccccttgcctggtcTTATGGGCCAGACCTACCCCTGTCAATCTATGTCAAGGAGATAACTTGAACTGtccatttctgttttatttaaaggcACATCTTCAGATTTGGTGAAACTACTtggttttaaaaacaaacattattGTTACAACAAAGTTAAAATATGAACACAAGAAAGGAGAACTGGTATAACTTCATTGAAATACTTGATAAACATAAAATATTATTTAACTACTGATCATCAACTATTCCAACacagcagcatcccataaacacacccttggcaaaggtagATTCAGCAAAATGGATGTTGCTCACATGTGACCACCCTTCCTGTCCAGGAGAAAGGAACACTATCAGAAACAATATAGCAGCTGAGAGAGGCAACTCAGGCTTTTTGTTGCAGCAGACAGAGAGCTGTATCTAACAGCTTCAACCGCAAAAGCCCCAGCTGaaaatagcttccacttcttcaagcCCACAACAGCAACTGTTGAAAGCTCATAACTAAATTCCTTGGTTCTGTGGGCGGGAGGTTGACCACATccactcaggctgcttctgttgttccagTTTCTCTAAAAAAGAAAACCCAAGGCTTCCCAAGTTGTTTGTCTTCTCATCAACTGCTAGGCACCTGTCccccaatctctccctctctcactctcaaagaaaccaggacaaaacatacgacttaaagccacagtatcatcacaCTGAGAATCTTCATCAATGCTTTCATTTTTCCAGGAAGTCCTCACTGTGCAGTTAGAGACGGAAGATATCCTTTCGAAGCTGGAAGCTACCATTGCCCAGCTGAAGGAGAGCGGGGAAGAATGGGAAGATCCCATCCTGCTCGGAGCCACTGATGTCAAGCGGGTGTTCCTTAGCCCCAAGGTGGTGGATGAGGTGCTGCCTGGGAAGACCATTATTCAAGACTGGGCTCCTTACAAGCCATTGGAGAGCAACCTAGAGAAGTTAATGAGGCAAGACCTCATCTGGATGGCTGACGACAAAGAAGAGCCCACGGTCGTCAGCCTAGGCACTGCCCCCTACAGGATACCCTTGGGTACTGGCTGCCTCCGGCTGAACATTGATATATTTGGGAAGCATTTCCCCAAGGTCAGGAACCAGTTTCTTGCTCAGATCCAGCAAAGAGTCAGCACCCTGGAGGGCCTAGTATACTGTCTTTTGAGCTTTGAGCCATCCTTGTGGCAGGACATGTTATTCTTCTGCCAAACTACCTTAGGACTCCACGTGGATGGAGACATTGAGGAGCAAAGCTTGCTGGAGACAAATGTATAGACCTGTGAGGGAAAGAGCCCCCTACCCCGCTATTGCCAGTCCTTTGCTGCTTCTGGGCTCAGTAGTTTGTCTGCTGTCTCTCCTTCTGCCATGCTATTACGTCAGAATGCAGAGTGTtgtagattcaagtcccactcctgGGTTTTGAAAGCCAACAAGCCTAATGGCAGACTAGTGTTGAATTGTTTGGTGTTTGATTGCACTGGTCTGATTATTGACCTCGCCCAGTGTACTTGACTGTTTGAGCTTGGATGTGGACTCAGATAAAGCAAACAGACACTgatttcaaaaggcttttgtaaataaacctgttgcatgTTTTGAAACTTGTGTCACCCCTGTATTCTGTGAAATTCAGAGTGAGAACAACAGACAGTGGAGTGGGATGTTAAGGTAAGAATGCCTGCTCAAGCCTGATTGTCTTTTC is a genomic window of Hemiscyllium ocellatum isolate sHemOce1 chromosome 44, sHemOce1.pat.X.cur, whole genome shotgun sequence containing:
- the LOC132835258 gene encoding probable N-acetyltransferase 16 isoform X2, producing the protein MATCRSGGRSTGDASGRGEGARAGGGSRAEGGHAEGRLAPEEGHVEGGGVGHAPNAGLLAPERGESHELEWCRAAEADFPDVMDISRGVFEGFDHLPARYHAWVRDPARRVFLAKKKGKAEVLTVQLETEDILSKLEATIAQLKESGEEWEDPILLGATDVKRVFLSPKVVDEVLPGKTIIQDWAPYKPLESNLEKLMRQDLIWMADDKEEPTVVSLGTAPYRIPLGTGCLRLNIDIFGKHFPKVRNQFLAQIQQRVSTLEGLVYCLLSFEPSLWQDMLFFCQTTLGLHVDGDIEEQSLLETNV